In Juglans microcarpa x Juglans regia isolate MS1-56 chromosome 8D, Jm3101_v1.0, whole genome shotgun sequence, the following are encoded in one genomic region:
- the LOC121242220 gene encoding putative receptor protein kinase ZmPK1, translating to MDLPVLFLLLSLSFSLPLSSSSLDTIHEGKSLSIEKSEDILISPDGLFSAGFYSVGDNAYCYAIWFNKPSRDKIQTVIWMANRDQPVNGRSSKLSLLKTGNLILSDAGKFTVWETNTQSLSSVHLSLYNTGNLVLQNMEGVTLWESFHFPTDTLLPQQRLTRNTRLVSSRSQTNYSSGFYKLFFDNDNLLRLLYDGLEVSSVYWPDPWLVSWDAGRSTYNSSRIAVLDTFGNFSSSDDFTFMAADYGPNLHRRLRIDYDGNVRLYSWDKEAQTWFVSWQAIQRPCKIYGICGANSLCSYIVGFDRKCSCLPGYKMKNLTDWSDGCEPEFHLSCNRNESGFLLLPRVEFFGYDYGFFPIYTFDECKNLCLQLCNCIAFQFTFYRENGSSNCYPKTLLLNGYRSPDFQGDLYLRLPKSNLLSYENSVQNFKLVCSSKGTVQLDITYKRSQDNGIVRFMLWFACGVGGVEIICIFLAWCLLSRTHQASSVDKQGYLVAVTGFRRFTYAELKKATKDFNEEIGRGAGGIVYKGVLPDNRVVAIKRLNESNQGEGEFLAEVSIIGRINHINLIEMWGYCAEGKRRLLVYEYLEHGTLSQNLSSHALDWKRRFDIAAGTAKGLAYLHEECLEWVLHCDVKPQNILLDSNYQPKVADFGLSKLQNRNLENASFSRIRGTRGYMAPEWVFNLPITSKVDVYSYGIVVLEMVTGKGPTKGVHAIDSGGETEPKRLVAWVREKRNEAAAMASWLEEIVDPILESSYEKGKMETLITVALQCVEEEKDERPSMSQVADMLLRQENDSHSDDHGINV from the coding sequence ATGGATTTGCCAGTTTTGTTCCTTCTATTATCTTTGTCATTTTCTCTCCCACTCTCATCTTCAAGCCTGGATACCATTCATGAAGGCAAATCCCTCTCAATTGAGAAATCGGAAGACATTCTGATATCACCTGATGGACTTTTCTCCGCTGGCTTTTATTCTGTAGGTGATAATGCTTATTGCTATGCCATATGGTTCAATAAGCCATCCCGCGACAAGATTCAGACTGTAATCTGGATGGCAAACCGTGATCAGCCCGTTAATGGAAGGAGCTCTaagctctctctcctcaaaactggtaatcttatcttatctgaCGCTGGAAAGTTCACAGTCTGGGAAACAAACACTCAGTCACTCTCCTCAGTGCACTTATCTCTTTACAACACCGGtaatcttgtcctacaaaacaTGGAAGGTGTTACTTTATGGGAAAGCTTTCATTTCCCAACAGACACCCTTCTTCCCCAACAACGACTCACTAGAAACACAAGGCTCGTCTCCTCCAGAAGCCAGACTAACTATTCCTCTGGTTTTTACAAGCTCTTTTTTGATAACGACAACCTCCTCCGCCTTCTTTATGATGGTCTGGAGGTTTCCAGCGTATACTGGCCAGACCCGTGGCTCGTGAGCTGGGATGCTGGAAGGTCCACATACAACAGCAGTCGGATTGCAGTGCTTGATACGTTCGGGAACTTCAGTTCTTCTGATGATTTTACTTTCATGGCTGCCGACTATGGGCCGAACCTTCACAGAAGATTGAGAATCGATTATGATGGTAATGTTCGATTGTACAGTTGGGACAAGGAGGCGCAGACGTGGTTTGTGTCTTGGCAAGCCATACAGAGACCTTGCAAGATTTATGGTATTTGCGGGGCAAATAGCCTTTGCAgctatattgttggttttgATAGGAAATGTTCATGCCTCCCAGgatataagatgaaaaatctaaCCGACTGGTCCGACGGGTGCGAACCCGAGTTTCATCTTTCTTGCAATAGAAATGAGTCTGGCTTCCTGTTGTTACCCCGTGTTGAATTCTTTGGTTATGATTATGGGTTCTTCCCCATTTACACATTTGATGAATGTAAGAATTTATGTTTGCAACTGTGCAACTGCATAGCGTTCCAATTCACCTTCTATCGAGAAAATGGTTCTTCAAATTGCTACCCCAAGACGCTATTGCTTAATGGATATCGTTCCCCAGATTTCCAAGGCGATCTCTATTTAAGACTGCCTAAAAGCAATCTCTTATCCTACGAAAATTCTGTACAAAATTTCAAACTGGTTTGCTCAAGTAAAGGCACAGTGCAACTGGACATAACGTATAAGAGAAGCCAGGATAATGGGATAGTAAGATTCATGCTCTGGTTTGCATGTGGAGTGGGAGGAGTTGAAATCATCTGTATCTTTTTGGCGTGGTGTCTCTTGAGTAGAACCCATCAAGCTTCTAGTGTAGACAAACAGGGCTATCTTGTTGCTGTCACTGGGTTCAGAAGATTTACCTATGCGGAGCTCAAGAAGGCAACAAAAGATTTTAATGAGGAGATTGGAAGAGGAGCAGGAGGAATTGTGTACAAAGGGGTATTGCCTGACAATCGAGTTGTAGCAATCAAGCGTCTTAATGAATCTAACCAAGGAGAAGGTGAATTTCTAGCTGAAGTAAGCATCATTGGGAGGATTAACCACATCAACTTAATTGAGATGTGGGGGTACTGCGCAGAGGGAAAGCGTAGGCTTTTGGTGTACGAGTACTTGGAACATGGTACTTTATCGCAAAACCTCTCATCCCATGCACTTGATTGGAAGAGAAGGTTTGACATTGCCGCTGGCACAGCAAAAGGCCTAGCTTATCTGCATGAAGAGTGCTTGGAGTGGGTTTTACACTGTGATGTAAAGCCACAGAACATACTCCTAGACTCTAACTATCAACCAAAGGTGGCAGATTTTGGGTTGTCTAAGTTACAAAATAGAAACCTCGAGAATGCAAGCTTCTCAAGAATAAGAGGAACCCGAGGGTACATGGCTCCAGAGTGGGTTTTCAATCTTCCTATCACCTCCAAAGTGGATGTTTATAGCTACGGAATTGTTGTATTGGAGATGGTGACGGGAAAGGGACCAACAAAGGGTGTCCACGCTATAGATAGTGGAGGGGAGACAGAACCCAAAAGGTTGGTTGCTTGGGTGAGGGAAAAAAGGAATGAAGCGGCTGCAATGGCTTCCTGGCTTGAGGAGATCGTTGACCCAATACTGGAAAGCAGTTACGAAAAGGGTAAGATGGAAACTCTGATAACAGTTGCTTTGCAAtgtgtagaggaagagaaagacgAAAGGCCCAGCATGAGCCAAGTAGCTGACATGCTTTTACGCCAAGAAAATGACAGTCACAGTGATGATCATGGTATTAATGTCTAA